The following coding sequences lie in one Lepeophtheirus salmonis chromosome 11, UVic_Lsal_1.4, whole genome shotgun sequence genomic window:
- the LOC121126256 gene encoding collagen and calcium-binding EGF domain-containing protein 1, with protein sequence MKILLIHFRIFIGFQTSLCLVASTKDFIIFQPHQIEGFVLNNPSNTSGQLHGEESNRDNVLECPSNNVIKTRYRCKEGDLWTDCYRSSCCPDYNYVTGKCFHESVDVCSLNLCPQRCSVYFGRVVCTCYNGFKFDRELHKQDPKNSCLDIDECLEDDHGCDQICINTFGGFRCQCEPGFALDPLTNQTCIKVSAHAHRGQEKELEDQKGKFVMSSQVMELTARLTKKTDQLEEKLNSLNTAVKLYSFATGPPGPTGPPGPEGPRGFPGYPENQSGSHLDDEDELDDYRVIRKPNGKRDFCKCKRGPIGPPGAPGSDGLRGIIGPIGPEGPKGDPGSFDFIVLMIADLRSDIIELQKRVFPSKAKNTKFDFENNLKKLVQLSNPNKN encoded by the exons ATGAAGATCCTATTGATTCATTTTCGTATCTTTATCGGGTTCCAAACCTCCCTTTGCCTTGTTGCAAGCACAAAGGACTTCATCATTTTCCAACCACATCAAATTGAGGGATTCGTTTTGAATAATCCTTCCAATACGTCAGGGCAGCTTCACGGGGAAGAGTCGAATCGAGATAACGTTCTGGAATGTCCAAGCAACAATGTGATCAAAACTCGATATCGCTGTAAA GAAGGTGACTTATGGACAGACTGCTATCGTTCGAGTTGTTGTCCAGACTATAATTATGTGACCGGGAAATGCTTTCATGAGAGTGTGGACGTTTGCTCACTCAATCTCTGTCCACAGAGATGCTCTGTTTATTTTGGACGTGTCGTATGTACCTGTTACAATGGATTTAAGTTTGATCGTGAGCTACACAAACAAGATCCCAAAAACTCCTGTCTGGATATAGACGAGTGTCTGGAGGACGATCACGGATGTGAccaa ATCTGTATAAATACTTTTGGGGGATTTCGATGTCAGTGTGAGCCAGGCTTTGCTCTTGATCCTCTTACGAATCAGACATGCATCAAAGTATCCGCTCACGCTCATCGTGGACAAGAAAAGGAATTGGAGGATCAGAAGGGAAAATTTGTTATGTCGTCTCAAGTCATGGAGCTAACCGCTCGTCTAACAAAGAAAACGGATCAGTTAGAAGAAAAGTTGAACTCCCTTAATACTGCTGTTAAACTCTACAGTTTTGCGACAGGTCCACCTGGACCAACAGGTCCTCCAGGGCCAGAAGGACCCAGAGGATTCCCTGGATATCCGGAAAATCA AAGTGGAAGTCATTTGGATGACGAGGACGAACTGGATGACTATCGTGTGATCCGTAAACCAAATGGTAAAAGAGATTTTTGTAAATGCAAAAGAGGACCTATTGGACCGCCAGGAGCTCCTGGATCTGATGGATTAAGAGGAATAATAGGACCAATAGGTCCTGAGGGCCCAAAAGGAGATCCTGGGTCATTTGATTTCATTGTTTTAATGATTGCTGATCTACGCAGTGACATCATTGagcttcaaaaaagagttttccCCTCAAAAGCCAAGAATacgaaatttgattttgaaaataatttgaaaaagttggtTCAACTCTcaaatccaaataaaaattaa